CCAGCTGGTCGCGACGATCGACCACGCGGCGAACGCGGAGACGGTGGGCGAGGAGCTTCGGGAGACGACGCTGATCCTCTCCGGTGCGCCCGAACTCGGGACGCCGGTGATGCAGGAGAGCCAGACCGCGGGGATCGATCTGCCCCAGAAGCTGCTCGTCTGGTGTGACGAGCACGGGGAGGTACGGGTCACGTACAACGACCCGCTGGAGGTCCTCGTCGCCCGCCACGAGGTGCCGGAGATCGAGGCGATGAACGAGGCGCTCGCGGGGTTCGCCGCCGCGGGCGCGGGCGAGTAGCGCGCGATCGGAGCGTGGTCCGGGAAACGGGCGAGCACCCCGGCGGTACCTACTCGTCGGTGCGCGTCGAGGGTGTAGTATGACCCAGGTCGTACTCGTCGACGGAGCCAGGACGCCACACGGAACGCTGCTCGGCTCGCTCACGGACGTCTCCGCGATCGAACTCGGCCGGACGGCGCTCGACGGCCTTCTGGAGCGAACCGACCTCGGCCCCCACCGGATCGACTGGGTCGGGCTGGGCAACGCGATCCAGGCCGGCATCGGGCAGGTGCCAGCGAGACAGGTCGTCGTCGAATCGGGCCTGCCGAACGAAGTGCCGGTGACGACCATCAACGAGGCCTCGGGCTCGGGGCTGCGCGCGATCGCGCTCGCCGCCGATCGGATCGCCGCCGGTCGGGCCGAGTTCGCCGTCGCCGGCGGGTTCGAGTCGATGACGAACGCGCCCTGGATCCTGCCCGGCTACCGGACCGGACGACGCCACGGTCACGTCACGGCAGAGGACTCGATGATCCTCGACGCGCTCTGGGACGTGAACCTCGACGTCCACATGGGCGAGATCACCGAACGGCTGGTCGATCGCGAGGGAGGGGAGTACGACCTTTCCAGGGAGCGTCAGGACCGCTACGCGCTCGAGAGCCACCGACGGGCTGCCGAGGCGATCGACGACGGGCTCTACGACGAGGAGTGCGTCCCGGTCGAAGTGGGCGGAGAGACGGTCGACCGGGACGAGGGCGCTCGCCCGGAGTCGACGATGGAGGACCTCGCGGCGCTCTCGCCGGCGTTCCGCGAGGAGGGGACGATCACGCCGGCGAACGCGTCGAAGCTCTCGGATGGCGCCGGCGTGGTCCTACTCGCCGAGAGTGAGGCGGCCGAGGAGGTCGGCCTGGAACCGATGGCCCACCTCGTCGACTACGCGACCGCCTACCGGGAGCCCGACGAGTTCAACGAGGCCGTCGGCGACGTCATCGAGACGCTGCTCGCCGCGAACGACCTCTCCGTCGAGGACGTAGACGCGTTCTGGGTGAACGAGGCGTTCGCGGCGCAGTCGGTCTACGCGATGGAACGGCTCGGGATCCCGCGCGAGCGGATGAACCCCCGGGGTGGTGCGGTCGCCTACGGTCACCCGATTGGCGCGTCCGGGGGGATGCTCGCCGCGTCGCTCGCCCACCAGCTCCGACAGGAGGACCTGGAGTACGGCGTGATGGGGATGAGCGTCGGCGGTGGCGGGGCGATCATGTCGCTCTGGCGGCGGTAGCCCTACCCGAACCCGACCACCCTGTCGAACCACCTCTCTCGATCCGCGCGTTCGACGTCGAAGCCCTTCCGCTCGAACGCCTCCGTGGCCGCCCGCCGTTTCCTCTCGGGGTTCCAGTAGGGGAGATCGATCTCGTGAGTCACGCGTTCGGGGCCGTCCTTGTACCCGATCTCGATCGTCCGGTCGTCGACCCAAGTCACCGACTCGACCTCGCTGCAACGGATCTCCGAGGGGTCGACGAACCGCCGTTTCGCCCAGGCACCGCCCTGCAGGAGAACCCCGGCGACAACGAGCAGCGAGAACGCGGTCAGCCAGAACCCCTCCGATAGCGAGGAGACCAGACTCCAGAGCGTCGATCCCATCCCGAAGAGAAAGAGCAGAACCATCATCGGCTTTCCGAGCACTTCGAGGTCGAACTCCCCGAGGCCGACGCGCACCCGGGAAAGCGTCGCCTTCGGGCCCTCCTCCACCCGGATCACCCCGTCTTCGATGACGCACTCGCCGTGGCGCGTCTCGAAGCGCTGGGGTTCGTAGCTGGGTGACCGGCTCCGGGCCATCGCTCGTTCGAGAGTTATCTACCACCCGACTTAACTGTTGTCAGAATCCGAGCAACAGATCGGGTATCCCCACGGAACGATCGGGGCGGGTGAGCGACGACTCCGCTCTCGGATCCGGCGTTCGTCCGCGGTCCGCTTCCGAGGCGAGAGTCCGAGCACGCGGTGGGCCCCTACGACGGGTTCCGGTGGTCGCTCGCCGGGTCACCGAGCAGGTGGACCGCCATCCGCCCGGCGACGTAGCCGAACGCGGCGATCAGGTGCGCGAGCAACACGAGCAGACCCAGACCGACCAGCGAGGCGAGCGCGCCCTCGGGGAGCGTCCCGATCGTCCAGACGACCGGCTCGCCGTTCACCTCGCCGAACTCGACCGTGTGGGGGAGCCTGGCGACCGCCGTGGCCATCGAGAGCGCGCTGCTGAGCGCGAGCCCGAGCAGGCCAACCCAGAGCTTCATCGAGACGAACGCGAGCGCCCGCCAGGTGAAGCCGTCGTCGAGGTAGCTCCGGAGCGTTCTGATAAGGCCGTCGCCTCCCTCGGGTGACACCGGGCGTTCCATCTCGACGCCGAGCAGCGACTCCGCGAGCACGTACTCGAACCGACCGGCGAGCCGGCACGCGAGCACCGTCGCGAGCATGATTCCGAGCCCGACGACGAGGATCGAGAATGCCAGCCCGATGACGAGCCCGAACCCGAGCGCCATCGAGTAGACGAAACCGATCGGGAGCGCGAGCAGGAGGTAGAGCAGGGCGAGGTAGGTCCGTCGCCGGAGCAGCGGGCCGACGACGCTCGCTACGATCCCCGTCGATGCGCCAGTTCGGTGGCTCTGACCGGTCATCGCTCGGGAGCAGTCACCGCTCCGTACTTATACTGTCGGCTGTAAGTCGTTCAAGATTATCGCGCCCCCGTGGTGCCGAGAATCTTCACACAGT
This region of Halalkalicoccus sp. CGA53 genomic DNA includes:
- a CDS encoding DUF302 domain-containing protein, which gives rise to MTRTTDDGRRTVLKIAGATAGAIAGLAGFGQVSGDEHEEDDTEHGDDEGEPEGDEEAGSDPEGAGIERGAGLVTVDGGETVAGTVERIEAAIEDGPPQLVATIDHAANAETVGEELRETTLILSGAPELGTPVMQESQTAGIDLPQKLLVWCDEHGEVRVTYNDPLEVLVARHEVPEIEAMNEALAGFAAAGAGE
- a CDS encoding sensor domain-containing protein translates to MTGQSHRTGASTGIVASVVGPLLRRRTYLALLYLLLALPIGFVYSMALGFGLVIGLAFSILVVGLGIMLATVLACRLAGRFEYVLAESLLGVEMERPVSPEGGDGLIRTLRSYLDDGFTWRALAFVSMKLWVGLLGLALSSALSMATAVARLPHTVEFGEVNGEPVVWTIGTLPEGALASLVGLGLLVLLAHLIAAFGYVAGRMAVHLLGDPASDHRNPS
- a CDS encoding thiolase family protein, translated to MTQVVLVDGARTPHGTLLGSLTDVSAIELGRTALDGLLERTDLGPHRIDWVGLGNAIQAGIGQVPARQVVVESGLPNEVPVTTINEASGSGLRAIALAADRIAAGRAEFAVAGGFESMTNAPWILPGYRTGRRHGHVTAEDSMILDALWDVNLDVHMGEITERLVDREGGEYDLSRERQDRYALESHRRAAEAIDDGLYDEECVPVEVGGETVDRDEGARPESTMEDLAALSPAFREEGTITPANASKLSDGAGVVLLAESEAAEEVGLEPMAHLVDYATAYREPDEFNEAVGDVIETLLAANDLSVEDVDAFWVNEAFAAQSVYAMERLGIPRERMNPRGGAVAYGHPIGASGGMLAASLAHQLRQEDLEYGVMGMSVGGGGAIMSLWRR